In Pseudomonas sp. LRP2-20, the genomic window GCACGGCCAGCTGACGGTACTGGCCGGCCTCGCTGAGAATCGCCTGGCCCAGCGCCAGCGGCGTGGTCGCCTCGTTGCCGGCGTAATGGTAGGTGCCCCACAGCGGCGCACTGCAATCAAGCTGCTTGAGCACCGACAGGATCACCCGCGCGGCGTCATCGACCGGCGTCGGGTTGCCACGGCGGTCGTCGGCCAGCAGCAGCTCCTGGGGTTGCTCGGCACGGGTCAGGAAGCGGCCCAGGGCACCGTCGATGCTCTCGTCCAGCAACCAGCCGAAGCGCAGCAGCACATGCTGCGGGCATGCCGCGCGCACGCTTTGCTCGATACGCCACAGGGCCTGGCCACGCTGGCCCAGCGGTACCGGTTCGTCTTTTTCGCTGTAGGCCGTGGCCCGCGAACCGTCGAACACCCGGTAGCTGGAAGGCTGTACCAGGGTGATCTGGTGGTGCTGGCACAACTCGGCCAATCGCTCCACAGCACGCTCCTGCAGGGCCAGGCGCTGGTCGCTGACCGACTCGGCCTGGAACCAGTCGAAGTAGTAGGCCAGGTTGACCAAGGCATCGGGGCGATGATCATCAAGCAGCTGAGTGAGGCTGGCCGGGGCCCAGCCGTTCTCCGGCGGGCGCGGTGCCAGGAATGCGATGTCCTCCTCGGCCCCGAGACGAATCAGCGCTTGCCCGAGGGCATTGCCACCACCCAACAGCATCAGGCGCATACGCATAGAGTCAGCAGATCCGAACAGGTTGATTGAGGGAGAGGGCCATTTTGCGGTTTCCTGGCCGGGAAGTCCAACACAGGGCCTGGCAACGCCCAAGGACGGTCAGGGCGTCGAACTTCAGACGCTCAGCTCCACGTCGGAGGAAGTTTCCTACACCACCTCGAGAAACAGCTGATTTCCATCTGGCGACCTACCTCCATTGAATAGCCGACTTCCCCACTTGCCAAGTGGGGGCTCATAAGAACAACTACAAGGAACGTTCAATGCCTCATCAGGAAATCGCCTACCTGGATTTCAACCATGAACAAAACCAAGCCATATCCTGGGCAAGCCTTGCCATGGCTGCATCGGGCGGACCAGAAGCCAAAGGCGTCGCACTCAAGGCTCGCGCATTCGCTCAGGAAATCGAAACAGTCTTGAGCGATGAACAGCGTGCCATGTTGCAGCGCTTCAGCGAAGGGCAACTTTGCGCATTGATTTACCGGCAGATGCCATGTGCTGACGATCCGATGCCCGAGCAGCTACCCGATATTTTCACCCTGGCGCACGATCCTCGCTGCCAATACCTCGCGTCGCGCAACCAATTGCTGTTGGAACTGGCACGCCATCGAAACTTTGCCTTCGATATTGACAACGAAGGCAAACAAGTACGTTTGGTCGGCAACTTCAAGGGCGGCGGCCGCGTCCCGCGTTTCGGCGAAGATACCAGCGCAAATGTTGAAACCAGCTCGCACGCAGGCCTGCGTCTGGGGCCTCACACCGAAGCGCCTTACAATTGCTCGACGATCGCCAGCCATGATCACTCCCCCGCCCCTTCAGCGCTGATCCTGACTGCACGCTGGAATCCCGCCAATGAACCCACACATGTATTCCCGCTCAGGGACATCATCAGACGCTTGGACGGACTGGAAGCGCTCGCGCTCACTTCAGCGTCCTTCGACTTCACCCGCAGTGACTGCTTCGCTCACGGACAAGGCAATGCTGGAGAAGGCATTTCCATACTGCAGTTCGAGGCCCATGGCGGATTTTCACTCCGTTACAACAGCTACCGCTTTTCGTTGAATGCGCGTGCCTGCAGTGCTGTCGCGGCCGCTTTCGAGCGCTTTCAAAAACTGCTGAGCGTCGCACAGCCACTGAGGTTCGTCCTCCAACCTGACACTGCACTGATGATCAACAACAGCCAAGCCCTGCACGGCCGCGATATCGTCCAGGACAACCGCCGGCTGCTGATTCGCCAGTTCGGATACTCCCGTCACGCAACACCGTTGGTACGGGTTGCCGACCCGCTGCTTGTTCGTGGCTGAGTGAAGGAGGACATCCCATGATCGAACTCGACCTGACACTTGTCATGACACTCGCCCTGGTTGCACTGATGGCTGGGTTTTTCGATGCCATTGCCGGGGGCGGAGGCCTGATTACCCTTCCGGTAATGTTTGTTGCTGGCATTGAGCCCTTGGCGGCAATTGCCACCAATAAATTCCAGGCGGCGTCGGCTACCGTCTCCGCTACATGCGCCTTTGCCCGCAAAGGCATGATTGACTGGAGGCGCAGCAGTCCGATGGCAATCATGTCATTTATTGGCGGGGCCACAGGGGCCTTGTCGGTAAGTTATGTACCTAAGAGCATTCTCCAGGCCTGCATCCCGTTCCTGCTGATAGCGGTAGCCGCCTATTTCGCGTTCAGCCCAAAACCCAATGAACAAGCACGCAAGGCAAAGATATCGACTAGCCTCTTCTGCGTGGCAGTGGCTCCGATCATTGGTTTTTATGACGGAATTTTCGGCCCCGGGGTTGGCTCGTTCTTCATGCTGGCCTGCGTGACGCTGCTCGGTCAGCACCTGATACAAGCGGTGTGCAACAGCAAACTGTTGAACGCGGCCTGCAATCTGGGCGCCTTGTCAGTGTTCACATTCAGCGGAGCGATCATCTGGCCACTGGCGCTGGCAATGGCATTGGCCGCGTTCGCGGGCGCACAGTTGGGCGCACGCTGCGCAGTACACTTTGGCCCACGGCTGATCAAACCGCTTTTGGTCTGTGTGTGTTGCATCATGGCGTTCAAACTGCTGTTCGATAGCGGCAATCCACTGGGCGAATGGTTACACAACATGTTCTTCTAACGAGCACCATGCACTTGCAAACGGGCACTCAGCAGCGTTCGAAATGGCAGTTCGACGAACCCGCTCCGGGACGGGAGCTGTTCATCGACGAACTGTTTGAAAACTACCGCCAGCAAGCCCGCTTGCTGGTGCCTGATATCGAGCGCGCACCTCCAGTATTCGTACTGGGTGGCGCACGCTCGGACTACACCCGGCTCAACCCTCTGATCTATCGACTGCAAGCCGCCGGGATCGGCTCGCTGACAGGCAACCTGTCCGGGCACAGCCATGCCAGCGAACCAGGGGCAGTGGCACCGTCATTGGCTATCAACCTTGAAGAGGCCCAGCGCTTTCACGCCCATATCGCAAACCGATGCCGCACGCTCATTGGCCATAGCCTGGGCGCCGCCATCGCCCTGAAGCTTGCGGCGCGCTTGCCGCAGGTTGAAAACATCGTGCTGATCTGCCCGGCAGTCTATCCAGACGAAGCTCACCAGGCGCCGTTCGGCCCGGCATTTACGGCGGCCATCAGCAAGCCCTATGGGTTTATGAACAGCGACAGTTACGCCTTCCTCCAACAGTTCCGAGGCAGAGTGCTGATGGTGATCGGTGAGTTCGACGGGCTCAACTCACAACGATTCGGCAAAGCGCCGGGCACCAGCGCGGGCAACCTGCGGCTGGCCGGTAGGGACCGTTACAGCCCGATCCCCGAAGAAGTCACCCAGGCCCTGATGCGAGCCGTTTCAGCGGAGCGCCTGCAATGCCTGTTTCTAACGGACTGCGACCATGGCATCGCCGCTCACCTGCGTACAGCTCCGGCAATTGCTGACCAGGTTGCCAACGCCGTGGAGGCATTCATCCTCGACGGCTCTTGACCCGTCAGGCATCACTCGATTTCGAAGAGCCCGTTGCTCAGCGGCCGCACGCTCAGCCGTTCGCGCACATCGTCATCGATCCGTGGATCGTCCGGCCGGTACAACCTGACCTG contains:
- a CDS encoding NAD(P)-dependent oxidoreductase is translated as MRMRLMLLGGGNALGQALIRLGAEEDIAFLAPRPPENGWAPASLTQLLDDHRPDALVNLAYYFDWFQAESVSDQRLALQERAVERLAELCQHHQITLVQPSSYRVFDGSRATAYSEKDEPVPLGQRGQALWRIEQSVRAACPQHVLLRFGWLLDESIDGALGRFLTRAEQPQELLLADDRRGNPTPVDDAARVILSVLKQLDCSAPLWGTYHYAGNEATTPLALGQAILSEAGQYRQLAVQAPTPQAHAARPDASEEPQHAVLACKKILHTFGIKPRAWRAGLPPLLDRFYRHG
- a CDS encoding TSUP family transporter, with translation MIELDLTLVMTLALVALMAGFFDAIAGGGGLITLPVMFVAGIEPLAAIATNKFQAASATVSATCAFARKGMIDWRRSSPMAIMSFIGGATGALSVSYVPKSILQACIPFLLIAVAAYFAFSPKPNEQARKAKISTSLFCVAVAPIIGFYDGIFGPGVGSFFMLACVTLLGQHLIQAVCNSKLLNAACNLGALSVFTFSGAIIWPLALAMALAAFAGAQLGARCAVHFGPRLIKPLLVCVCCIMAFKLLFDSGNPLGEWLHNMFF
- a CDS encoding alpha/beta hydrolase is translated as MHLQTGTQQRSKWQFDEPAPGRELFIDELFENYRQQARLLVPDIERAPPVFVLGGARSDYTRLNPLIYRLQAAGIGSLTGNLSGHSHASEPGAVAPSLAINLEEAQRFHAHIANRCRTLIGHSLGAAIALKLAARLPQVENIVLICPAVYPDEAHQAPFGPAFTAAISKPYGFMNSDSYAFLQQFRGRVLMVIGEFDGLNSQRFGKAPGTSAGNLRLAGRDRYSPIPEEVTQALMRAVSAERLQCLFLTDCDHGIAAHLRTAPAIADQVANAVEAFILDGS